The Gemmatimonas phototrophica region TGAGCGAGATGTCCAACCGCAAAGTGCGGCGCGACGTCTCCATGACCGGAGAGATCACCCTGCGCGGCCGTGTGCTCCCCATTGGCGGCGTAAAGGAGAAGGTGCTCGGTGCCCACCGGGCGGGCATCAAGGAAGTGATCATCCCCAAGGCCAACGAGGCAGACCTTGAGGATGTGCCGGATGAAGTGCGCAAGCAGCTCACCTTCCATCCGGTGGAGACGCTGCGTGATGTGCTGCGCATTGCGCTCATTGATGCCGGGGCAGCCGCTGCGGTAGAGGAGTTGGTGGGGGTGTAAGCTCACCGAACAACAAACGGCCCGCGCATGGCTGCGCGGGCCGTTTGTCGTTTCAGACCTCCTCAGTTGCCGATATCGCGGGAGTTGTCCCCCGGATTGCGATCAATGAGGAGGTTGTACGGGTCAATACCGGCGCGAGCCGGCTTGACCGGTACCACGAATTCGTAGCGCGCGGTGCCCGCTTTCACCCGCACACGCCTGAGGCTCAGCGCCTCGCCAATGCGGGTTCCAGTCTTGGCTGCACCGAACACCCCGATATCCACCAGATCGTTCATGGGGATTTCGGTTTCCGCGCCAAGTGAATCGGCCCGCAGCTTCTTGGCCGTGGCCGTGAGCACCACCTTGTACGACCCATTGGCCAGTTTCGTACTGGAGAGACTGTCGGTCTTCACATCCCACAGGGTGATCGTCTCGAAGTAATCCTCAATGGCGTACTTGAGCGAATCCGGCGTGGCCGCATTGATGTGCCGCATGAGGTCGAGCGAGGTGGCGTACGGCGGGCCGGTAAACCGGCCTTCGTCGAGGTAGGCGCGCAGCGCGGTGTGCAGCGCCTCCTGCCCAATGAGATCGCGTAAGGCGAAAAACGCGATCGCTCCCTTCTGGTACCAGATGTAACTCTGGAGATCTACCCGCGTGAGTGGCCGCTCGCCCTTGCTTTCACCGGCGCGACCACGGAGGTACCGCTCCAGTTCGGCGCGCAGGAACTTCTGCGTAAAGGCCCGCCCGTGCTGGCGGTCGGTCACCACCAACGCCGCGTACTCCGAGAGCGACTCCGACAACATCTGCGAACCTTCCACATCGGCCGGCATGCGCTGATACGGGAACCACTGGTGGGCGATTTCGTGCGCGGTGACAAAGTACGGCAGATCCGTGTCTTCCACGTCCGAACTGTCTACCCGTGCCACAAAGCCGATGTCCTCGGAGTACGGCACCGTATTGGGAAACGACTGCGCAAAGCCGGCGTAGCGCGGAAATTCGAGAATGCGGAGCTGCCGGTGCTGGTACGGACCGAACTCCTGCGAAAAGAACGCCAACGATGCCTTGGACGCATCCAGCATGCGCGCCACGTTGAACGTGTGCGTGGGATGGTGATACACCTCCACTGGCACCGTGCCCCACATGGCTTTCGTCACGGTCCACCGTGCGGACAGCACCGAAAAGAAATTCGGCATCGGCGTATCCATCACATAGTGGAAGTAGCGCCGCCCATTGGCCGTCCATTCCTTTTGCAGGTAGCCGGGCGCCATGGCAATCTGATCCGGATCGGTACTGACGGTGGCCTCGAACGTCACGAAGTCGGCATCGGCCAGGAACGACTGTCGCTGTAGCCCCGCCGAATCGGTGCGTGGCTTTCCACGGCGGGCGAGCGGCAGTGCATACTTGCGACGCAGTTCATCGCTGGCGAGCTCGTTGGACGCCTGGTACCCGAAGGAGGGAAACATCTCCCGGTTGAAGAATGTGCCATTCTCCACCAACGAGCGGTCAGGCTGCCCGTTCGGGAAACCACGACGGGCAAACCGCTGCACCACGCGAACGCGCAGCGAGTCCCCGGGCGCGAGAGGGCTTGCCAGGCGCAGCAGGTGCACGCCCCAGGCGCTGTCGTGCCGGATTGTCGTGAACGGCCGGTCGATGGTGACTGAATCCAGCGTGACGGTCAGTGCGGCGGCATCGGCGGCCACATTGAGCAACATTGTATCAATCGGCACGCCACTCCGGTTCAGCACGGTATAGCTCGTGGCTGTGCGGGCCGTACCGGCCGTGGGTGCAAGATCTACCTGCAGCTCAACGGCCACGACCTTGGGCAGCACCAGCCGTTCCATCGGGCGCCACTGCTGTTCGTAGCGCACCTGCCGCTGCTCCCGTTCCTTACGCGTGAAGTAGGGATTGAGCACACTGGCGTTGTAAAAAAAAAGTCCACCAAACGCGCCGGCTCCTGCCAATCCGCCCGCCACCGCCGCGCGCGTTCCACCGGTGAACCGCGCTCGCATACGCACCGCAAACGGTACGTCCGCCGTGCCCCGTTGCCAGGACAGATACGCCAACACCGCCAGCACCACGCCAATGGATGTCCAGTACCCATGTATTGCCGGAAAGGCCTGCAGATACGGACCGGTGCCGTTAAGGTCGGACCAGCGCAGACTGGGCGTGGACAGCAGATTCAGCAGCCGGTAGTCATATCCCAGATTGGCGGTGGCAGCGGTACTCACCCACACCAGAATCATGATCACATGACCAATGGGCTTGCGCGGCACCAGCGCTTGCACGAGAAACGCCAACGCCACCATGGGCATCCACGTCGGAAAGTCCGCGACGTAGACGTACAACCCGTACACCGGCAGATCGAGCACCGGATAGCCCTTTAGCAATTGCACGGCCATGGTGCCCACCATGGCGGCGGTGGCGAACGCCAGCAAGAGCAGCAGCATGGCCGACATCTTGCCCAAAACAATACTCGCTGTTTGTACCGGTGAGGCGTCCAGTACCTGATCAAGCTTCACCTGTCGTTCACGCCACACCAGCTCCCCGGCATAGAACGTCAGCAGAATGAGCATGAACAGGAACGACGCGTTAATGGACGACTCGGCCATCAGCCAGCTCATGGGCCACGAGCGGTTCTGCCCGTTCTGATCCGCATACCACGCGTTCATCAGCGTGTTGATAAGTCCGATGGTGGCAATGGCCAGAAACGGCACGCTACGTACGAGCGATTGGGCATGAAACCGTGTGACGCTCCACCATCCCGCCACCATACCTGGTGGTGCATAGCTCCCTGCGGCTCGTGGCAGCACATTCACCGGGTCGCGCACCACGGCGTCGGCCTTGGACGCGCGTGACTTACGCGTAACCCGCGATTCCTTTTCGAGTCGCATGAAGCGGAACGTCACGGCAAGCAACAGCGCCCCGAGCGCCGACCACGCCGCGCGATTGATGCCAATGAATCCCTCCACCGGGAGCGTCCGGGCGTTCTTCTCCACCGGCGTCCAGTAGCGCGTCACCAGATCGATGGAGCGAATGGCAAACGGATCAATCAGGTTGGCGAGCTGGTCGCGATCGAGCGTGCGCACCAGTTCGTCGGCGACGGAATACCCCACCAGCAGCAGGATTCCAGCTACGTACACACTAAAGGCACTGCGGGTGAGCGACCCAACCGAGAACAGCAGCGCGCTGAGAAAGAAGACCCCTGGCACGCCAATGAGCAGAAATGGCTGCAGGTAGAACCAGAGATTGATGGGCTGCAGCGTTTCCTGGTCGACCCATGGCATGGCCGAGCCCACGATGGCGCCCAGCGGCAGCGCAGCAAACACGAGCAACATGGCCAGCAGGGCAGCCATGTATTTGGACGCGAGATATCCGCTGCGGGAGATTCGGGTGGTAAAGACCAGTTCGTGCACGCCGGCCTCGAAGTCCCGCAACACCGACGACCCCACCAGCGCGCTGGTGATGATCTGCCCAATGGCCAGCATGATGGCGTACATCTGTGCCAGAGCATACGGGCTGTTCTTCTTTACCTTCCCCATGGCCGCGCCGGTGAGCACCGCTTCCGTACTCAGGGCAAAGAAGGCTAGGAAGAACATGATGGCCACGTACAGCCATGTGGTGGGACGCCGGAAGTGCCCGCGCAGCTCAAACGCAAACAGAGGGCCGAACATCAGGCCTCCACGGGAACACGACCACCGGAGGCTTCCGCCAGACGGTGGAAGTACACGTCCTCGAGACTGGGCTCCACCTGTTCGAAGCCATCACCCGGGTGACTCGTGGCATACACATGCAGCACCGTGTTGCCGGCCACCATGCGACTCGAGATCACCTGATACTGCGCGCGATACGCCTCGGCTTGTTGCCGCGGAATGGTGCGGCGCCAGATATGCCCACGCACTTCATCCAGAATGCGCTCCGGCTCCCCCTGCACCACCACCTGCCCCTTGTTGATCACGGCCATCTGCGAACAGAGTTCGCGGACATCTTCCACGATGTGTGTGGACAGGATCACCACCACATCGTCACCGATCTCGGCCAACAGATTGAGAAAACGGTTCCGCTCCGTGGGATCAAGGCCAGCGGTGGGTTCGTCCACAATGAGCAGTTTGGGGCTGCCGGCGAGCGCAATGGCAATGCCCAGCCGCTGCTTCATGCCTCCCGAATACCCGCCCACACTCTTCTTGCGGACATCGTAGAGGTTGACCTGATGCAGCAGCGATGCCACCAGCTCCTTGCGCTCGCCCGGCTGCACCACCCCTTTGAGCGTGGCGAAGTGATCGAGGATGGCGTCGGCCGGCATGTTGGGGTACAGCCCGAATTCCTGTGGCAGGTACCCCAGTTGCGCGCGCAGCTTCTCCGGCTCGCGCAGGACATCGAGGTCGCGGAACATGATGGAACCGCTGTCGGGTGGCTGCAGCGTCGCAATGGTGCGCATCAGCGACGACTTGCCCGCACCGTTGGGGCCAAGCAGCCCGAACATTCCCGGCGCAATAGTCAACGACAGATCCTGCAACGCACGAACGCCGTTGGGATACGTTTTGGAAACGCTTTGAATTCGCAGGGTCATAGGGGCCGGCCGGTAATGGAGGGGGCTTTCCAGAGTCACCGATCAGCTTGCAGCCACGCCCCGTCATTCGCAACGACGACATACGTTCCCGTTCATGACACGGGGTACATCCGCACTAGAACGCCTGCTGCCAACGCATGACCGCGACATGTTCACGACGACCGCCAAGGGTCGGTGTGGTTGCATCAAGAGCGGCAGTCAGGCGAGTGGTCACGGTGGGAATCCACCCAATGGCCACACCAGCCGTGCGAGCCTCACGCACCGATCCCCCCGCTAACAGCCGCGGGGCCACGTCATGCGTGAGCCGCAACAGGCCGGCGCGTGCGCCTACTTCGATGGCGCCGGCGCCGCCGCGTGGCGTGATCTCCTGATGCACATCGCGGATGCCGTTCAAGACCAGTGCCGAGCGCAGCGAGAGCGCCGCGCTGCGAACGAGGCGATCGGTGGCGGACAGTCGGACCCGCTGCCACTGCTGCGCGGCTTCGGCGCCAACCATGAGGCGCGCAGTGCCCGCGACGCCGCCCACCGAGGCGCGCCCGCGCCGGCCGTCGGCAATAACCGTCCCTTCGTTGGTCCCGTCGCTGCGAAACACGGCCAGCGGCTGCTGGCCGACCGAAAGCAGCCGGGCCACGGCTGGCGTCTCGAGTGTCCCCCGTTCCTCGCCCGCCAGGACGCTCGCCTGCACTTCCGCATAGATCGTCTTGGCGGTACGTCGCCAACTGCTGCGCGCCAGCAGGTCGTAGCCGACGCCGGAGGTGGCACTGACATCGCCGTCGGTGTCCACAATAGGCGCATCGGTCCGCAACGGCGTGCGGAAGGCGCCGCCCGTCAGGGTGAGCGCCCCTCCCTGAACGCTGATTTGGCCACCCATACTGCGGCTGGGCATAAGCGTGTTCACCGCGCTGCGTTCGGCGAACAACAGTGTACTGGAGGACTGCATGCGCTCGGTGCCGAACGCGGGGCGAAAGCGCCCCAATCGAGCCGTCAGGGCGCGGCCGCGCCAGCCCACAAAGGCATCCTGGACCTGCACGCGCCCCTGGCCGAAGTCCGGTTGTAATCGCACATGCCATCCTTGCCGATGGGCGGCATCGAAGACCAACCGCGCGCGACGCAGCAGCAGGCCATCGGGGGCGCGCGCCTGCGGTCCGGATGCCCATCGGCCATCCACCTGGAGATAGCCGCCAAGACTGACGCGTATCTCATCGCCAACGCCGAGATCAAGACGGCCGCGCTCATCATCGGTGCGCGCCGGCGGGCGCCCAGCATCCTGTGCATCGAGGCGCCCCCCCACAAGCATCGCCCAGCACCACCATGTACGCCGCCAGAGCACGCGCCCCCTCATGCGCCGCCCCGTCCGACCGGTACGATCACGGCTTGCGTACAGGGAGCGGCGGCAGCGACGGCCGGACTTCGCGACGCGGGGCGTTGGCCGTACTCGATTCCATCGCGCCCGTGCTGATGCGCGGGTCCACCGAGGTGTCGTTTGTCAGCATCATGGGTGACTTGCCATCCGTCACGATGACCTTGGCGTTGTTGCTGCGCGCCAACTCCCGGAACGCTTCGATCTGCTGGTAATTGATGATGGCCGGCGTCAACCCCTGGGCGATGATCGCCCACGAATCACGGATACCCTGCGCCTCAATAGTCCGCCGCTCGGCCTCCTGCTTTTCCCGATCAAGAACGAAGCGCATCTGCTCCGAACGCTGCTCCGCTTCCAGCTTCTCCTCAATGGCGCGCGCCAGGTCCGAAGGCAGCTTGATACTCTTGAGCAGCACATTCTCCACCACGAAGCCTCGCGGTGAGAGGGTCTCCATCATCTGCTGCCGAATGGCCTGCTCGATGCCCGTACGGGTACCCGAGTGCATGTCCTTGGCCATATAGCGCGCCGAGACATCGGCCGCGGCAGAGCGGAACACCGGAATAATGACATCGTCTTCGTAGCTCACACCGCTCGTTTCGAGGATCTGGCGGATGTTTTCCGTTTTCGCGCGATAGAGAATGGATACTTCCGCCGCCACATTGAGCCCTTCCTTGGACGGCATCTCAAGACGCACCTCGCGATTGACCACACGTGCCGGCACGCGCAGCACCGAGTTGATGCCGGGAATGACGAACTGGGCACCGGGCTGCAGCGGGCCGCTGGAGATCCGCCCGAAGCTGGTCTTTACCCCGATTTCATCCTGACGGATGGTGGCGCAGGCCGTCAGCAGTGGCACCGCACAGAACGCGAGCGCAGTGGCGCGGTAAGCCGTTGGGAATCGGCGGGAGGAGACACGGGTCGCATGCATGGCAAGAGCTCCAGGATGTGCGAAGTGCGAGCGCTTCGCGTCTTCCCTCGGACGGGACTGCACGGTCGTGCAAGGTCCGATAGGTCGCGAAGGTCTCGCACAGGCCACAGTGGTGGCCCCAGCCGATCCGTGCGCACTCGCGGGCGCAGTCTTGGCGAATCGGTCGCACCTGCAGCCGGTCCACGTCAGCAGGCGGCGCTACTCCCCTTCTGAATAGAGCGTAAGCATCCACATTGCATTGTCCCAATCGAATGTTTTGATGTGATGCATAGGTTTTGCCGATGCGTCTCCGCCTGGCCCTGCCCCCTCCATCTTTTGTGGCAGTCGCCGCACGTTCGCCAAGTTTCCCGGTTCCGCGAGCCATATGTGGGCTATATCCGTCACGTGACGGATGTTGCGATGCGCTCCGGCCGGGCATAATTGCCGTATGAACATGCCCCTTTCCGGAACGGTGAGACTGGCGACCCCGGCCGACCACGAGGCCATTCATCGCCTGAACTACCGCACATTCGTCGAGGAAATCCCTCAGCATGCGCCCAACACAGCGCACCGCCTGGTAGATCGTTTCCACGACGAGAACGTGTACGCGGTCTATGAGGTGGGCGGCGAGGTGGTCGGTATGGTGACCGGCCGTGCCCAGCGCCCATTCTCGCTCGACCAGAAGCTCGGCGCCATCGACCAGTGGCTGCCGCCGGGGTGCACGCCCGTGGAGATCCGGTTGCTGGCCGTGGAACCGGCGTTCCGGGCCACCAGAGTGTTCGTGCGATTGGCGCAGTTCATCACCGCACACTTCATGCAGCGCGGCTTTGATGCGGCCGTCATCTCCGGCACCACCCGCCAGCTGGCGCTCTACCACCATATGGGATTTACCCCTTTTGGCCCGCGTATTGGCTCAGACGACGCCCAGTACCAGCCGATGGTCATAACCCAGGCGCAGGTGCAGCAGTGGCCACCGGCGCTCATGGTCACAGGTCACCGCCCGGTGCGTGGCGGCAACTTCCAGACGGGTCCGGTAGGTATGAAGCCTGCCGTCCAGGCCGCCATGAATGCGTCAGCCCTGTCGCACCGGGCAGACGCGTTCATGGCGCAGTACCGCGAGGTGCAGACACAGCTGTGCACCATGACGCAGGCTCGGCACGCCACCCTGCTCCTTGGTTCGGGGACGTTGGCCAATGACGTGGTGGGTGCGCAGTTGCTGCAGCTGGATAGCCGTGGCGTGATTGTCAGCAATGGTGAGTTTGGTGAACGGCTCGTGGATCATGCCACGCGACTTGGCCTGCCCCATACGGTGGTGAGGGCGCCGTGGGGGGCAGCGCTGGATTTCGATGCGGTGGACGCGGCCATGATCACGACTCGCGCCCAGTGGCTGTGGGCGGTGCATACGGAAACCAGCACCGGCGTGGTGAATGATCTCGATCTGCTGCGCACGCTGGCGCAACGGCATCGGGCCCGCCTGGCCCTCGACGCCGTGAGTAGTGTAGGGGCTCTCCCGATACGTCTCGATGGGGTCTGGTGTGCCAGCGCGGTGAGTGGCAAGGCGCTGGCGTCATTTCCAGGAGTGGCCGTGGTGTTGTACGAGGAGCTGCCGGCAACACCGCCTGTGCGGGTCCCCCGCTACCTCGATCTCCACCTCGCCGCTGCCAGCGACGGCGTCCCTTTCACGCAATCGTCCAATCTGCTCAATGCACTGCATGCCAGTCTCACCAGCACCGACTGGCCCACCCGCATCGCACAGCGACGGCGCGATGGGCGCTGGCTGCGCGAGGCGCTGGCGCAGCGGGGGCTGCACACGCTCGCCGCTCAGGACTGCGCGTCGCCCATCGTTCACACGATCCCGCTCCCCCCAACCGTGTCCGCGCAGCTGGTCGGGCTGACGCTACGGCAACAGCAGTGGCATGTAGGGTTCGAGAGTGCCTACCTGCGAGCGCGTAATTGGCTGCAACTGTGCCTCATGGGGGAATACGAGGACGCATCGCTGCGGGCACTCCCCAGTGCCGTATCCACGGCCACCGCGCATGTCACCCGATCCGCCAACGGGTCGTCAGGCGCGGGAGAGTTCCCGCAGCACGAGGCGGGTCACTTTTCGCACCATTTCGTCCACGGGCGCGCTCTCGTCTGAGGTGGCCACGGCAAGCGCCTGCTCTTCCAACGCCCCCAGCCGGGCGCCAAGGTGATGGCGATGGGTGGCTCGGGCATAGCGCGCGAGCTCCTGCTGCAAGGCCACCGCTGCTCGCCGGTGACGGGCTTCATGCAGCGCGCGCCACTGCGCACGATGAACCTCCGCACCACGCTGGGTCTCGAGCGCTGCCAAGGTCACGAGGTCGACCTGCGGCGCGGCAAACGCGGAGTGCACGGCGGCCGGCACGCCGAGATCGATCCACACCGCCGACGTGTAGCGCGTCGGCAGGGTGTCTTCAAACCCGGCCGACACCAGAGGCGAAGTCACGTGCACGGCGAAAACCACGGCATCCGCGCTGCGTATCGCGCCCTCGCGATCGCCCCAGGGCACCACCGGACACTGGTACGCCGCCGCCAAAGTGGCGGCCCGGGTATCGGTCCGGCTGGTGACTGAAACCATGGCTCCCGGAATGGGGCGAGTACGCAGCACTTGAAGCACTCCGCGGGCGGCGTCGCCAGAGCCAAGCACCAGAACGCGTGAGGGATTGCCCAATTGTGCCGACAGTCGCTCGTGCACCAGTTCGCCGAGGGAGGCGTCGGCATCCGTGCCCATGTCGGCTCGAATGTGGCGTGCCGCATCAATGGCCTGGCGGAACGCCCCATCAATCGGACCGCGGCTTGTTCCCGCGCTTTGCGCAAGCATCCACGCGCGGCGGATCTGACCAAGGATCTCCGGTTCTCCGAAACGCGCTGACTTCATGCCTGCCGCCACGGCAAACAAATGACGGACGGCAAGATCGGCGTCGGCGCGTTCGAACTTCAAGTCATCGGTGCGCCCATCGCGCAGCAGCTCGGCAAACCATTCATGCAACTCCCCGTCACCCCACCAGTACAACTCAGTGCGATGACAGGTACTCACGATCACCGCCGACACATTTCGGCGCTGGAGCTCGGCAAGCGCCCCGGTGAGGCGCTCATGTGACAGTCGGACGCGCCCCACGAGATCGGCTGGATTGGCCTCGTGCGTACACCCGACGACATGAAACGGGAGGAGGAACATGAGTGATAGTCGGTGCGTGGCTCAGCAGGCGTCGTTCGCAGGATTCAGCGACGACCCGCCAGCTCCACGGCCGACGCACTCCCTGGCGTGCACACCGTAGCGGGGTTGGCGCTCGCCGTTGTACCAGCCACTCTCGACGGAACGCCTCGGCATGCGGTGTTCACACATCCGGGGCACTTCTGCCGATACTGCGTGCTCCAGGGCGCACCGGCCTGCAGATGTTCGTACACGATGTCGGCCAGCGCATCCAGAAACTCCGGACGGGCGTTGAGAGCGGGTGCTCGCTTGAAGCCTGGCATGCCCAGCTTGTGCGCGAGTTCGGCGTACTCGATATCGAGCTCGGACAACGTCTCGATGTGATCACTGGTAAAGGCAATGGGCACCACGAGTACGTTTTTCTGCCCACGCTTGGCCAGCTGTTCAATGACCGTTTCCGTGCTGGGCCCCAGCCACCGCACGGGCCCCACTTCGGACTGGTAGGTCACCATGTGCGGATTGCGCAATCCAATAGCCTGCACCACTCGGCTCACCGTCGCCGAGATCTCGGACGGGTAGGCGTCGCCACGGTCAATGACCGACAGCGGGAGGGAATGCGCACTGAACATGACCAGGACGTCGTCGCGCTCTTCTGCCGGAAATTCGTCCAGCCCGTCTTCCACGGCGCTGGCCATGGAGCTCACGAACCCGGGATGCTCTCCCCAGCGATCAATCAGGCTCCACTCGAAGGCATCCTTGAGCCCCGTGCGCTCGGCGGCGCGCCAGAGATCATTGAGACTGGACCCTGTGGTGGAGCACGACCACTGCGGGTACTGCGTAAAGGCAATCGCACGCGTGATGCCATCCGCCTTCATGGCCTGCAGCGCATCATCGGCAAACGGTGGCGCATAGCGGAAGGCCACGTAGAACTTGTGCGGCGCCGACTCCGGCGACATCTCGTCGAGCCGACGGCACATGGCTTCACCTTGCGCTTCGGTCCACTTGAGAATGGGAGACCCTCCACCAATGGCATCGTACAGCTTGCGCACTTTGGGCGCGCGCCGGGTGGCGATGAACTTGCCGAGGTAATCCTGAAACGGTAGCTGAATGATTTCGCGATCAGCAAACAGGCGGAGCAGAAACGGCTCCACCTGATCGAGCGTCGCGGGACCACCGAGATTCATCATCACGATGCCGGTTCCGCCAGCGGGGCGCGGGGCCGCGCCGGCCGAGGGGGCGGCGGGGCGGCGGAAGGGGAGTACGTCGGAAGGCGTCATGCAGTGTAGTCTCGACAGGTGCACGCCAGCATTCCATTCCGTGGAGATACGCACCCACCCCCGTACTCTTACCTACCGTGAGATCTGAGAGGTGAGACCGCCGATGCGGGAGGTAGAGGTGAGAGCGTTGGGAGTCGCGAGGTGCGATGGAGATCGAGTGTGAGAGGCCCGATGAAAGCGAGTTGAGAGGTACGAGTGCTGGCGTCCGCTTGTAACAGCGCGGACGGCCGCTATAGCAGCGGCGTCCGGGGGGTACGACGGCGTGCCGGGGGGTGGCAGCGGCGTCCGGGGGGTAACAGCGACGTCCGGGGGGGAGCAGTGTCCGTGTGGGGCACTCGCGCGCGGACGAAGTGCTCGGACCTCGCATCGTCGTGTTTATCTCGACACTCTCACCGTCGATATCCATCACACGTTCGCGAATCAGACCTCGGGACATCTGATTCGCGACTCTGAGCGCTCAGATCATAGATCTCAGTACCCGATGGGCCCGACGCGGAAGAGGCTGAGTGGCCATGCCAGTGCTCCCGGTTCGGTGCCAATGAGGAACCACTCGGTATAGCGGCGGTCGGTTGGCGTTTTGGCGTCGGCGACCTGGCCATTGGCACGGTCGATCTCCACCGCGACGACCCCCGGCGGCGCGGTCCAGCTGCCTGCCGAACGGGACTCGTAGGCAGCCGCAATAATGCGGCCGGCAATGGGCGCGGCGAGCGTTCCGCCGGCGGCACCGGGGGCTATCATGGCGGGCTTATCGAAGCCCAGCCATACGCCAGTCACCAGCTCTGGCGTCATGCCCACAAACCAGACGTCGGTGTTGTCGTTGGTGGTGCCTGTTTTGCCGGCAACGGGTACGCGGGCGGGCACGAGACGGCGCAGTGCCGTCGCGGTACCTCGCTCCACCACGTCTTTCAGCATGTCACGCATGATGAACGCCACGCGCGGGTCCATGGCGGGGCGCATCGCGGCGCCCTGCGGGGCGAAGACCGTGCGACCGGTGCGATCCTCGACTTTGAGAATGAAACGCGGATCCACCGAGACGCCGCCGTTGTCGAACGACGCATAGGCGGCCACAAAGTCGAGCGGCTGCACGACACTTGCTCCCAACGCACTGGAGGGATACGAGGCAATGGGCGCCCGCAGCCCCGCCCGTCGGGCCAGTGCAATCACGCTGTCCATGCCAACGGACAGTGCCAGCTGCACGGCCACCGGATTGCGTGAACGCGTAAGC contains the following coding sequences:
- a CDS encoding ABC transporter ATP-binding protein, whose amino-acid sequence is MTLRIQSVSKTYPNGVRALQDLSLTIAPGMFGLLGPNGAGKSSLMRTIATLQPPDSGSIMFRDLDVLREPEKLRAQLGYLPQEFGLYPNMPADAILDHFATLKGVVQPGERKELVASLLHQVNLYDVRKKSVGGYSGGMKQRLGIAIALAGSPKLLIVDEPTAGLDPTERNRFLNLLAEIGDDVVVILSTHIVEDVRELCSQMAVINKGQVVVQGEPERILDEVRGHIWRRTIPRQQAEAYRAQYQVISSRMVAGNTVLHVYATSHPGDGFEQVEPSLEDVYFHRLAEASGGRVPVEA
- a CDS encoding aminotransferase class V-fold PLP-dependent enzyme produces the protein MNMPLSGTVRLATPADHEAIHRLNYRTFVEEIPQHAPNTAHRLVDRFHDENVYAVYEVGGEVVGMVTGRAQRPFSLDQKLGAIDQWLPPGCTPVEIRLLAVEPAFRATRVFVRLAQFITAHFMQRGFDAAVISGTTRQLALYHHMGFTPFGPRIGSDDAQYQPMVITQAQVQQWPPALMVTGHRPVRGGNFQTGPVGMKPAVQAAMNASALSHRADAFMAQYREVQTQLCTMTQARHATLLLGSGTLANDVVGAQLLQLDSRGVIVSNGEFGERLVDHATRLGLPHTVVRAPWGAALDFDAVDAAMITTRAQWLWAVHTETSTGVVNDLDLLRTLAQRHRARLALDAVSSVGALPIRLDGVWCASAVSGKALASFPGVAVVLYEELPATPPVRVPRYLDLHLAAASDGVPFTQSSNLLNALHASLTSTDWPTRIAQRRRDGRWLREALAQRGLHTLAAQDCASPIVHTIPLPPTVSAQLVGLTLRQQQWHVGFESAYLRARNWLQLCLMGEYEDASLRALPSAVSTATAHVTRSANGSSGAGEFPQHEAGHFSHHFVHGRALV
- a CDS encoding ABC transporter permease, whose protein sequence is MFGPLFAFELRGHFRRPTTWLYVAIMFFLAFFALSTEAVLTGAAMGKVKKNSPYALAQMYAIMLAIGQIITSALVGSSVLRDFEAGVHELVFTTRISRSGYLASKYMAALLAMLLVFAALPLGAIVGSAMPWVDQETLQPINLWFYLQPFLLIGVPGVFFLSALLFSVGSLTRSAFSVYVAGILLLVGYSVADELVRTLDRDQLANLIDPFAIRSIDLVTRYWTPVEKNARTLPVEGFIGINRAAWSALGALLLAVTFRFMRLEKESRVTRKSRASKADAVVRDPVNVLPRAAGSYAPPGMVAGWWSVTRFHAQSLVRSVPFLAIATIGLINTLMNAWYADQNGQNRSWPMSWLMAESSINASFLFMLILLTFYAGELVWRERQVKLDQVLDASPVQTASIVLGKMSAMLLLLLAFATAAMVGTMAVQLLKGYPVLDLPVYGLYVYVADFPTWMPMVALAFLVQALVPRKPIGHVIMILVWVSTAATANLGYDYRLLNLLSTPSLRWSDLNGTGPYLQAFPAIHGYWTSIGVVLAVLAYLSWQRGTADVPFAVRMRARFTGGTRAAVAGGLAGAGAFGGLFFYNASVLNPYFTRKEREQRQVRYEQQWRPMERLVLPKVVAVELQVDLAPTAGTARTATSYTVLNRSGVPIDTMLLNVAADAAALTVTLDSVTIDRPFTTIRHDSAWGVHLLRLASPLAPGDSLRVRVVQRFARRGFPNGQPDRSLVENGTFFNREMFPSFGYQASNELASDELRRKYALPLARRGKPRTDSAGLQRQSFLADADFVTFEATVSTDPDQIAMAPGYLQKEWTANGRRYFHYVMDTPMPNFFSVLSARWTVTKAMWGTVPVEVYHHPTHTFNVARMLDASKASLAFFSQEFGPYQHRQLRILEFPRYAGFAQSFPNTVPYSEDIGFVARVDSSDVEDTDLPYFVTAHEIAHQWFPYQRMPADVEGSQMLSESLSEYAALVVTDRQHGRAFTQKFLRAELERYLRGRAGESKGERPLTRVDLQSYIWYQKGAIAFFALRDLIGQEALHTALRAYLDEGRFTGPPYATSLDLMRHINAATPDSLKYAIEDYFETITLWDVKTDSLSSTKLANGSYKVVLTATAKKLRADSLGAETEIPMNDLVDIGVFGAAKTGTRIGEALSLRRVRVKAGTARYEFVVPVKPARAGIDPYNLLIDRNPGDNSRDIGN
- a CDS encoding prohibitin family protein — translated: MHATRVSSRRFPTAYRATALAFCAVPLLTACATIRQDEIGVKTSFGRISSGPLQPGAQFVIPGINSVLRVPARVVNREVRLEMPSKEGLNVAAEVSILYRAKTENIRQILETSGVSYEDDVIIPVFRSAAADVSARYMAKDMHSGTRTGIEQAIRQQMMETLSPRGFVVENVLLKSIKLPSDLARAIEEKLEAEQRSEQMRFVLDREKQEAERRTIEAQGIRDSWAIIAQGLTPAIINYQQIEAFRELARSNNAKVIVTDGKSPMMLTNDTSVDPRISTGAMESSTANAPRREVRPSLPPLPVRKP
- a CDS encoding porin — protein: MLVGGRLDAQDAGRPPARTDDERGRLDLGVGDEIRVSLGGYLQVDGRWASGPQARAPDGLLLRRARLVFDAAHRQGWHVRLQPDFGQGRVQVQDAFVGWRGRALTARLGRFRPAFGTERMQSSSTLLFAERSAVNTLMPSRSMGGQISVQGGALTLTGGAFRTPLRTDAPIVDTDGDVSATSGVGYDLLARSSWRRTAKTIYAEVQASVLAGEERGTLETPAVARLLSVGQQPLAVFRSDGTNEGTVIADGRRGRASVGGVAGTARLMVGAEAAQQWQRVRLSATDRLVRSAALSLRSALVLNGIRDVHQEITPRGGAGAIEVGARAGLLRLTHDVAPRLLAGGSVREARTAGVAIGWIPTVTTRLTAALDATTPTLGGRREHVAVMRWQQAF